In Phreatobacter oligotrophus, the following are encoded in one genomic region:
- a CDS encoding Bug family tripartite tricarboxylate transporter substrate binding protein: protein MTIDRRTVLAGLAGALATPAIHGAHAQGAWPNRPIRMIVPFPPGGSTDVLSRVIGEHLGKELGQTVVIENRPGSAGNVGVNAIAKADPDGYTIGVSTIGPLSAHIELYRTLPFNPLTDFTYLADIYEIPNVLVVNLQNPANTVQEFIAWVKAKGEGKASYGTPGLGTTAHLSTEFLSRRVGMQPLHVPYRTGSVAVQDLIAGRIDFMFDNLPTIIGQIQGKAIKPIAVSTAKRWPGLPDVPTMIEGGVPDFDVTSWSGMIAPKGVPAPIVERLVAAHIKVGQDPAFVKRFEELGALATMKGPEVLQARMAREIPRWAEVVRAAGAKVD from the coding sequence ATGACCATCGACCGCCGTACGGTCCTGGCCGGCCTTGCCGGTGCGCTGGCGACGCCCGCCATCCATGGCGCCCATGCCCAGGGCGCCTGGCCGAACCGCCCCATCCGCATGATCGTGCCCTTCCCGCCGGGCGGCTCCACCGACGTGCTCTCGCGCGTCATCGGCGAGCATCTCGGCAAGGAGCTCGGCCAGACGGTCGTCATCGAGAACCGGCCGGGCTCGGCCGGCAATGTCGGCGTCAACGCCATCGCCAAGGCGGACCCGGATGGCTACACGATCGGCGTCTCCACCATCGGTCCGCTCTCCGCCCATATCGAGCTGTACCGCACGCTGCCCTTCAATCCGCTGACCGATTTCACCTATCTCGCTGACATCTACGAGATTCCCAACGTCCTCGTCGTGAACCTCCAGAACCCCGCCAACACGGTGCAGGAGTTCATCGCCTGGGTGAAGGCCAAGGGCGAGGGCAAGGCCTCCTACGGCACGCCGGGCCTTGGCACCACGGCGCATCTGTCGACCGAGTTCCTCTCCCGCCGCGTCGGCATGCAGCCGCTCCACGTGCCCTACCGCACCGGCTCGGTCGCGGTGCAGGACCTCATTGCCGGCCGCATCGACTTCATGTTCGACAACCTGCCGACCATCATCGGCCAGATCCAGGGCAAGGCGATCAAGCCGATCGCCGTCTCCACCGCCAAGCGCTGGCCGGGCCTGCCCGATGTGCCGACGATGATCGAGGGCGGCGTGCCCGACTTCGACGTCACCTCCTGGTCGGGCATGATCGCGCCGAAGGGCGTGCCCGCCCCAATCGTCGAGCGGCTCGTCGCCGCCCATATCAAGGTCGGCCAGGACCCGGCCTTCGTGAAGCGCTTCGAGGAGCTCGGCGCGCTCGCCACCATGAAGGGCCCCGAGGTCCTGCAGGCGCGCATGGCCCGCGAGATCCCGCGCTGGGCCGAAGTGGTCCGCGCCGCCGGCGCCAAGGTCGACTGA